The DNA window TCTCGATGTGTTTTAATACATCAGGATGTATTcttgatatattgttattatgcAGTTCCAAAACCTGAAAcagaatttgatattaatttttaaagtgtaactaaatatcttttttacatataaacatatattactatatatatatgataagttaaaagaaatcaagattaattcagattttattatttgaaattttgtttatacgaattaaaatactttccAAAAATGCTGAGAAAGTCTACGTTTTACTTATAAACTtctttatacttataatttctaatatatcCTAAGCTTTCtcattctataatttttgaaataaaattacaaaatttatgaaaaagttaaaaatttgtttagaaatttttataaattttaaatataaaaaattttttaatatatatgagaatttttttatgaatagcTATCTATAATAACttgattttattcttttaaataaaatattctactcTACAAATAAAAGATGGTAAATTTATGCACCTGTAGCGTGTTGGACAATCCATTTAgagaaatttcagaaataatgttaTGAGATAAAAGAAGCTTCTTCACTGATCCATATCCCATTGCTGTCAAATTTGGCATATGAGTTAATCGGTTACCAGAAAAATCGAATTCGAAATTGAAGGCATTGCTAGGTGTTTTTATAACGCTTGGTACAttagtcaaatttttattagagcaatcaaataaaaatgctgTGCCCTCGGGCCTCACGAAACAGTTGCACTGTTTGGGACATATATCGGGATCCGTTACCATACACGTTAATGTTTcagattttaaatttgcaatgGGTACATTTTCCATTTCCTTAGGCTGTTGACAAGTTAAATTATCCgcctttatatgaaaataattttgaactttGGGATGCATTCGGCCTTCCATGTAACGAAGAAAGTCATATAAATTGCAATCACAATTTATCGGATTATAATCCACTGATATTATTACATCGCGAGCATTCTCCTGATAATGCACGAATACTTCGGcatcttttaagtaaatatgttctattttattatgagCCAAGTCCACTGTGATATCAATCGATACAAATTGCACATCTGCAGTCtgaaattagaaaagaaaaagtacactgtcacaaatattattgtttacaaatatttaataaatctctcttacatttatattagCTTTATAGATGCTTTTTCCTAGATATTTTACTTACTGTTATAgaagatatattgttatatttgagATCCAATTTTCGAAGTTTTGTATCCGCCGTAATCCAATCGCTATATATTTCCGAAATATTGTTATGagctaaatataattcttcCAAGATTTCGCACTCGTAAAAAGATGACTTTCTGTCAAAGGGCTCAAGAGAATCGTGAATGGGATCATGTAACGTAAGAtaattgttagaaaatttcgcaattttcaagttttttaaatgtttgaaaccTTGAGGGGAAATAGTTCTTAGATGATTTTCTTCCATATTTAGTTCCCTCAAAGCTCCCAATCCACGGAACAGACGGCtaaaaagaataatgtatattatatattatattatattaaaagtaaaaaataagttaaaaaaataatgttcatataacagtttttttaaacgtacCTAGAAATGAAAGTAAATCGATTTTTggataaatctaattttattaattttttgttctccGAAAAGATATTATCAGGCAAATTTTCAAGATCATTAAAATTCAGTTTCAACTCCAGAAGCTTATTCAGatcttgaaatatttgtacagGTAAAGTttgaagataattttgttCCAAAGTGATATTAGTCAGGGAAGTGCAtcccaagaaaatattttccggCAGTGTGACAAATCCGTTCCCTTTCAATTTCAATACCTCCAAGTCCGttaaattagcaaaaaattcatttggcaaagtcatatttttcttgttatcCATTAGAGTGACAGTATGtaactttttgttatttcgtAACAAATTTCTTGGTAAAgttgtaaaattgtttctaGCTAAATTAAGAACTTCGAGATTTTCGAGTTTTCCAAAAATGTCTTCCGGTAAGTTAATCATGTAATTCATGTTTAGACCGAGGGTTTTGAGAGCGACAAGCTGATCAAAAATTCCCGGCTGAAGTTGGGTTAAGTGATTTTTCCATAAATTGAGAAACGTTAGATTTTTTAGATGGTCAAACGTTCCCAGTTCTATAGATTGTAGAGTATTATCACCCAATTCGAGCCATTCTAGTCCGGAGGTATAGTTGAAAAATCCGGGCTTTAGGTGTAAGTTATTGTCAAGCAAATTAAGTCCCTTTAAATTGTGCAGACTAGCTAACAAATTTTCATCCACGTAAGACACATTATTGCTTGGTAAGttcaaaacttttaaatttttgaaaccaTCCAAATGATGCTTGACCAAAGCAGAGctcaaatttttgtatgatTGAAAGCTTAATTTTTCTATGTCGGTAACTCCTAGCCTTTGCACGATTTCGCCCAAACTCTCATTAGTACTCGGTAAATCAcacatatagaaatatattgtttcgATATTCTCTTTCTTCGTGAAAGATGACACGTTCAGATGAAAATCTGACCAATCCGGTGAGTTATCACATTGGATCTGTGAAGAAAAACATATCCATACAAACTCAATTcatcaaaaaaaaatctagagataacgtgaaaaatttatagaaatgtatTAAGATGACgcagaaatttttatactttttgaagatttaagtaatattatagctttaaatactttttttaaatctaaaacgAAAATGGAATGAAAAATACATTAGATAACgaatttgtacatttatatactatctcaaattttgattttatatttcagtgaaataattgatttaaaaaaaagacatttttcatcaaatatatgaaataaagtCAGGAGCTACGAAAACTTTTAAATCTGTATAATATCATTGAGATCAAAAATCTCTATTTTTGTCTCTTTATGTCTATAAGGTTGTGTCGAAATTCTTCAGAATATATGAAGATTTTTCAGCTATTAGCACagacatttaatttttcacaatgATATTGACTAGCCTGTATAGATGTATagattacagaaaaatgcaaaatgcaTGTGACTAAATAGAGACATACTCTTATATATTCGTCTGGTTGAATGTTCACGATAAACTTGGCGTCATTCTTCATCAGACAGTTTATCTCGATTCCTCCATCACGGTGACGGTCACAGTAGCATTCTTGATTCGATGGGCAATGAAAAGTGGAAACGCTTCCCAGAACAACagccaatataaaaaaatatgctcCGCGACGAGTTGTCATCTTTTAAAGTAGATAATCTAATCCTTGGTAATGCCCTTAATTTAATACCTGTTTGAACAAATGTAAAgacattattatgtattattttgttatataatttgctGTCAGCTTTTACTTATTCTTAAGAACTTAAGGGCTTATGGGCAGTCAGgagagcgaaaaaaaaagaaatctttgtgaatgttttttttaactaaataaacttatttattaaaaaatctttacatatgaaagaataacatctgtaaaatatttaataatttttttattgaaaggtatcaaaaaataagtaaaaagcaACAGTTCATCGGAGACGCTTGCTTGCGGTATTCACTCTAACTTGTACCAAGgctatatgaaattaaaaaaccaaACGGATTTCGTTAGTACCTTACTTTCTTTTGTCCTTAAATGAAGGATTTTGAAAAACAtgaaattttcacaaaattgCGCCAATTTAAAGTCAAAGTTacgatttttgtttaaaaaatttgatattttttacttctaaaATGAGATACAgtgattgataaataaaatcctTTGTTCAAGGACAAgctttttatatctaaaatatgtacaaaatttcgTTAAGATCGACCAGTAGTTTTTAAGATATCCATCCACTTAAAAATGCccactttaaaaaatgcagTTCTGAGAAAAAcacgtttaaagttttaagtgTCGTTTTtgggttaaaattttatttaacttcgTTTGTTAGGCCTTGATTTACAAAGTTTTTGATGATCTTATTTTTcgtgatattttattacgatttattgtacaaataatttaatagaattatcaATGCAAATGACGTTCTGTGCTAGAGTGTCAGTTTTTTTTCACAGCGCTCTCCGATTGAATGGGCGGGGACGTAAAGGTCTGTATTTTCGTGAATATTAATCGGATCGACTTGAAACTTTCAggagatatttttaagattttttgcttttaaataaaaattttccgaaaaatttgatttttcaaaatttatgacTGCCCTTAACCCTTTGCGGCACGGTGGTCGATATATCGACCACCTATCTTGAagtcatttctttaattttttggacaccaaatactgtattttattacttttttttgtaattttactttaataagagtcttagtaatatttagtaagatataattttcctttatcattagttaattttgttatataaataaataaagtgaaaaaaagtgtgtggtttttacaaaaaatgtatgtcagaaagaaggaagaatcATGAAGCTGCGAAAATCAGTATACAGAGGTTTtttgggtcgctgattacgaatccacCATCAGATTTaggcgatttttttttaatggcgaatccaatatggcgatttatgattttgagtattttttatcggttttttatggaaattggtatacagggatttttcaaaatgctgattacgaatataaaaattgatttgctgtgctaactgtaataaaaaaagtaaattgtgggaaaaaataaaaaaagtaaaaaaattgtaaaatacaaaaatacaaaaaaaagaaaatggagaCAATAACCGCCACGTCCACGTTCATGTCTCTAAAGTAAACTAAGTGCGgtttcttttatgaaaaaattttatgttctatgtaCCATTgtcgaaaaaatgaaaaaatataaaatctcaaaaaaaaacattttttatcacccattatttgaaattttccatatttgaatttcaaaaatctgaTGATCTACACATCAACCTAAAAAAGCTAGTTCTGTACAtctgtttttgtaaaaaaaaagtaagaaagtccgaaatttttcaatattccgACCCtagaaaattcaatatatcaatttccataaaaaacctataaaaatattcaaaatcgTAAATCGCCAAATTGGATTcgccatttaaaaaaaaatcgtcgaaATCTGATGgtggattcgtaatcagcgttcTGAAAAATCCCTGtataccaatttttataaaaaaccgataaaaaatactcgAAATCGTGAGCtgccatattggatccgccattttgaaaaataatcgttGAAATCTGATGACAGATTCGTAATCAACGttctgaaaaatttctgtatatcaatttccataaaaaatcgataaaaaatactcaaaatcatgacttgccatattgaatccgccattttgaaaaagaatcgtTGAAATCTGATggcagattcgtaatcagcgaccctaAAAACCTTTCTACaccaattttcataaaaatccgattaatagaaaaatgtgtgccGCAAAGGGTTAAGCACAATACCACAAAAATCAGAAGCATAGATTAGATAAATATGACTTCCTCTTTTCAAGATAAGCTCTTTCGTTGCTACATTCTCTTATAGTTGccatatattgaattttttcttttatattacatgtgCAATAACAaaagtgtgtatatatatttatataaaacaaaatctaaattaatatccatgcctatatatacagggtgttccaAAACATgtggtcaacgctcgtaaaaaggtagaagggatcgagatgaacataaaagtccaatattgtcttgggtctaggtccaccaataatcaagatattaacgtatggaatctgcaaataatttaattaatttctatcataattgtgaacattaaattaatgaaagcttatcatacagtcacgatacattttttctttcctgttatggctcgagcggatcgAGTTTTTTTCTCGACGCGAtttcattcgcataatttgaaaaattaatacctcgattattggtggacctaacccaagatttaacccaagacaatattggacttttatgttcatttcgatcccttctacctttttacgagcgttaaCCAGtatgttttgggacaccctgtatatcaaaatatcaaataaaaatatatataatatgtatacaatcatataaaagaaaatgttatgttta is part of the Monomorium pharaonis isolate MP-MQ-018 chromosome 2, ASM1337386v2, whole genome shotgun sequence genome and encodes:
- the LOC105835537 gene encoding protein toll, encoding MTTRRGAYFFILAVVLGSVSTFHCPSNQECYCDRHRDGGIEINCLMKNDAKFIVNIQPDEYIRIQCDNSPDWSDFHLNVSSFTKKENIETIYFYMCDLPSTNESLGEIVQRLGVTDIEKLSFQSYKNLSSALVKHHLDGFKNLKVLNLPSNNVSYVDENLLASLHNLKGLNLLDNNLHLKPGFFNYTSGLEWLELGDNTLQSIELGTFDHLKNLTFLNLWKNHLTQLQPGIFDQLVALKTLGLNMNYMINLPEDIFGKLENLEVLNLARNNFTTLPRNLLRNNKKLHTVTLMDNKKNMTLPNEFFANLTDLEVLKLKGNGFVTLPENIFLGCTSLTNITLEQNYLQTLPVQIFQDLNKLLELKLNFNDLENLPDNIFSENKKLIKLDLSKNRFTFISSRLFRGLGALRELNMEENHLRTISPQGFKHLKNLKIAKFSNNYLTLHDPIHDSLEPFDRKSSFYECEILEELYLAHNNISEIYSDWITADTKLRKLDLKYNNISSITTADVQFVSIDITVDLAHNKIEHIYLKDAEVFVHYQENARDVIISVDYNPINCDCNLYDFLRYMEGRMHPKVQNYFHIKADNLTCQQPKEMENVPIANLKSETLTCMVTDPDICPKQCNCFVRPEGTAFLFDCSNKNLTNVPSVIKTPSNAFNFEFDFSGNRLTHMPNLTAMGYGSVKKLLLSHNIISEISLNGLSNTLQVLELHNNNISRIHPDVLKHIEKKMNLTRLTLHENPWNCDCDAENFLNFIKSKFEKMPDLFKVTCSGKNTSVSIMSSIDFCPLNTTAMIGISIVISIAGFLIGLIGLLYYKYQRQIKVWLFAHQWCLWFVTEEELDKEKLYDAFVSYSHKDHDFVVNELVPKLENGPTPFKLCLHYRDWLTGEWIPANIANSVENSRRTIVVLSPNFLESVWGRMEFRAAHSQALSEGRARVILILYGDIGPTDDLDPELKAYISMNTYVKWGDPWFWDKLRYALPHQPKLTRSSIAAGKKIFENHQLCIQANEDKKELIYPIGLPETSPNTTPPADTLKKFVSDKQPKDQLFLNGYPRESCKLNGNIAIILSPEHLKHDNNECLV